A section of the Rhodobacteraceae bacterium M382 genome encodes:
- a CDS encoding Hsp70 family protein has protein sequence MAAPNTLGIDFGTSNSAAGVTVAGRPWLIDVEAGETTLPTAVFFDHGASTMRIGRDATQALIEGDEGRFMRALKSLLGTPLLREKRRIYKQEMDFIDIIARFLRALKTRAETATHQDFTHALSGRPVLFHSQDAARNAQAEIDLRDCYLRAGFADVQFMYEPEAALRATAPEAGLGLVVDIGGGTSDYTVFEQQGDGTTQVLISHGLRLGGTDFDRRLSIDHVMPLLGRGSAIRNSFGQGTLPAPNRIFNDLATWQMIPFLYSADTRRKARDLAQHAVEPAKLTRLVSVLEDELGHDVAFAVERGKILANQPDHPAPRIDLKVLERGLTVPLSSEALNRSLSDQVSEITDHATQALTLAEIAPPRINRIVLVGGSSLLDAIATDLRQLCPNARIHNANAMTAVADGLALASTSAFA, from the coding sequence ATGGCCGCACCCAACACACTTGGTATCGACTTTGGAACATCGAATTCCGCAGCCGGAGTAACGGTTGCCGGTCGTCCCTGGCTGATTGATGTAGAGGCGGGTGAAACCACGCTGCCGACGGCCGTGTTCTTTGATCATGGGGCCAGCACCATGCGGATCGGTCGCGACGCCACACAGGCGCTGATCGAAGGCGACGAAGGCCGGTTCATGCGCGCGCTCAAGAGCCTTCTGGGCACGCCGCTGTTGCGGGAGAAACGGCGGATCTACAAACAGGAGATGGATTTCATCGACATCATCGCCCGCTTTCTGCGCGCGTTGAAAACCAGGGCAGAAACCGCCACGCATCAGGATTTTACCCATGCGCTGTCCGGGCGTCCCGTGCTGTTTCACAGCCAGGATGCAGCGCGCAATGCGCAGGCAGAAATAGACCTGCGCGACTGCTATCTGCGGGCTGGCTTTGCAGATGTGCAATTCATGTATGAACCCGAAGCCGCCCTGCGTGCAACCGCGCCAGAGGCCGGATTGGGTTTGGTTGTCGACATCGGTGGCGGAACGTCGGATTATACCGTGTTCGAACAACAGGGCGATGGCACCACCCAGGTGCTGATTTCGCACGGGTTGCGGTTGGGGGGAACGGATTTTGACCGCCGGCTCAGCATTGATCACGTCATGCCCCTGTTGGGTCGGGGCAGCGCCATCCGCAACAGCTTTGGCCAGGGTACCCTGCCCGCACCCAACCGCATCTTCAACGATCTGGCCACCTGGCAGATGATTCCCTTCCTCTACAGCGCCGACACCCGACGCAAGGCACGCGACCTGGCCCAACACGCGGTTGAGCCGGCCAAGCTGACCCGGTTGGTCAGCGTGCTGGAGGACGAGTTGGGCCATGATGTGGCCTTTGCCGTGGAACGCGGCAAGATCCTGGCCAACCAGCCGGATCATCCGGCCCCACGCATCGATCTGAAGGTTCTGGAACGCGGCCTGACGGTGCCGCTGTCATCTGAGGCGCTGAACCGGTCGCTGAGCGATCAGGTCAGCGAAATCACCGACCATGCCACACAGGCGCTGACACTGGCCGAAATTGCACCACCACGGATCAACCGGATCGTTCTGGTCGGCGGATCGTCCTTGTTGGACGCGATCGCAACCGACCTGCGCCAACTGTGTCCCAACGCCCGAATCCACAATGCCAATGCAATGACGGCGGTGGCTGATGGGCTGGCGTTGGCGTCTACCTCAGCCTTTGCCTGA
- a CDS encoding aminotransferase class IV yields the protein MDGQYLPIQEAKLSVLDYGFLHSDATYDVVHVWNGAFFRLGDHLERFFRGMSELHMSIPYDAAQVTEILHNCVALSGLENAYVEFICTRGTSPEFSRDPRDAENRLIAFAIPFGSVANKEQMERGLHLAVTDVLRIPPSSVDPTVKNYHWLDMVKGLYAAYERGADTAVLIDVNGNVSEGPGFNIFAVKDGVVSTPNLSVLLGITRQTIFDLCAEMGLPCHAQDIAVKDLKSADEVFVTSTAGGVMPVSKIDGQPIGSGEVGLLSERMMALYWQLHADDRYRSVVSYPGATDQ from the coding sequence ATGGACGGACAGTATTTGCCGATCCAGGAGGCGAAGCTTTCGGTTCTGGACTATGGGTTTCTTCATTCAGACGCGACCTATGATGTCGTCCATGTGTGGAACGGCGCTTTTTTCAGATTGGGCGACCATCTGGAGCGTTTTTTTCGCGGGATGTCGGAACTGCATATGTCGATTCCATATGACGCAGCCCAAGTGACGGAAATCCTGCACAATTGCGTGGCCTTGTCCGGGCTCGAGAACGCTTATGTGGAATTCATCTGCACCCGAGGGACATCCCCGGAGTTCAGCCGGGACCCACGGGATGCAGAAAACCGTCTTATTGCGTTCGCCATTCCATTCGGCTCTGTCGCCAACAAGGAACAGATGGAACGTGGCCTGCACCTGGCCGTGACGGATGTTCTGCGCATCCCGCCATCCTCGGTCGATCCGACGGTCAAGAACTACCATTGGCTGGATATGGTGAAGGGGCTGTATGCGGCCTATGAACGGGGGGCGGACACAGCAGTATTGATTGACGTCAACGGCAACGTATCCGAAGGACCCGGATTCAATATTTTTGCAGTGAAAGACGGCGTGGTTTCAACACCCAACCTGAGCGTCCTGTTGGGCATTACACGTCAGACCATCTTTGACCTCTGCGCAGAAATGGGCCTCCCGTGTCACGCGCAGGATATTGCGGTTAAAGACCTGAAATCGGCGGATGAGGTCTTTGTCACATCAACAGCCGGAGGCGTCATGCCTGTCTCCAAAATAGATGGGCAGCCCATTGGATCGGGAGAAGTGGGCCTGCTGTCAGAACGCATGATGGCGCTCTATTGGCAGCTCCACGCGGACGACAGATATCGGAGCGTTGTCAGCTACCCAGGAGCAACTGACCAGTAA
- a CDS encoding Lrp/AsnC family transcriptional regulator: protein MDDTDRKLLELLQRNNRLTADELGDHVGTSRSSVQRRMKRFRDEGVIEADISVLSAKAVGRPMTFIVEVELERERTDLLDEFRRSMLALDDVQQCYYVTGHTDFILIVTSADMAAYEEFSRQVFTDNPNIRRFHSNVVVSRVKAGLQVPL, encoded by the coding sequence CTGGATGACACCGACAGGAAGCTTCTGGAGCTGCTTCAGCGCAACAATCGCCTGACGGCAGACGAGTTGGGGGACCATGTCGGAACGTCACGCTCGTCGGTTCAACGGCGCATGAAACGGTTCCGGGACGAAGGGGTCATCGAAGCGGACATTTCCGTCCTGTCCGCCAAAGCCGTCGGGCGTCCTATGACCTTTATCGTAGAAGTGGAACTGGAACGCGAACGCACTGACCTGCTGGATGAATTTCGCCGCTCAATGCTGGCGTTGGATGATGTTCAACAATGCTACTACGTCACAGGGCACACTGACTTCATTCTGATTGTCACGTCCGCGGATATGGCCGCATATGAAGAATTCAGCCGACAGGTGTTTACGGACAACCCCAACATCCGAAGGTTTCACTCAAACGTCGTGGTGAGCCGCGTCAAAGCTGGTTTGCAGGTGCCGCTTTAG
- the glnA gene encoding type I glutamate--ammonia ligase, giving the protein MSVDAVLQMMKDEDAAYVDIRFTDVRGKLQHVTVDVDLVDEDFLEEGFMFDGSSIAGWKSIENSDMKLMPDTTSAYVDPFYAEKTICIHCSIVEPDTGEAYERDPRGTAQKAEAYLKSSGIGDVAYMGPEAEFFLFDDVRFSNTINKVSYEVDASDASWNTDTEYEMGNMGHRPGLKGGYFPVNPTDEAQDLRSEMLSTMKRLGMKVDKHHHEVASCQHELGLIFDSLTKQADELQKYKYVIHNVAHAYGKSATFMPKPIYGDNGTGMHVNMSIWKDGKPLFAGDKYADLSDEALYFIGGILKHAKTLNAFTNPATNSYKRLIPGFEAPVLRAYSARNRSGCVRIPWTESPKAKRVEARFPDPAANPYLCFAALLMAGLDGIKNKIDPGEAMDKNLYDLPAEELEGIPTVCGSLREAIDSLAADHDFLLQGDVFTKDQIDGYIALKMEEIQLFEHTPHPVEFGMYYSC; this is encoded by the coding sequence ATGAGCGTAGACGCAGTTCTCCAGATGATGAAAGACGAAGACGCCGCATATGTGGATATTCGTTTCACCGACGTGCGCGGCAAGCTGCAGCACGTGACCGTAGACGTGGACCTGGTCGACGAAGACTTCCTCGAAGAAGGCTTTATGTTCGACGGTTCCTCGATTGCCGGTTGGAAGTCGATCGAAAACTCGGACATGAAACTGATGCCTGACACCACGTCGGCCTATGTGGATCCGTTCTATGCGGAAAAAACCATCTGCATTCACTGCTCGATCGTGGAACCCGACACCGGCGAAGCCTATGAGCGTGACCCGCGCGGCACCGCTCAGAAGGCCGAAGCCTATCTGAAGTCCAGCGGTATCGGTGATGTGGCCTATATGGGCCCCGAAGCGGAATTCTTCCTGTTTGACGACGTTCGGTTCTCCAACACCATCAACAAGGTCTCTTACGAAGTCGATGCCTCGGATGCGTCATGGAACACCGACACCGAATATGAAATGGGCAACATGGGCCACCGCCCTGGCCTCAAGGGTGGTTACTTCCCGGTGAACCCCACCGACGAAGCCCAGGACCTGCGCAGCGAAATGCTCTCGACCATGAAGCGTCTGGGCATGAAGGTCGACAAGCACCACCACGAGGTTGCGTCCTGCCAGCACGAGCTGGGCCTGATCTTTGACAGCCTGACCAAACAGGCCGACGAGCTGCAGAAATACAAATACGTGATCCACAATGTGGCCCACGCCTATGGCAAATCCGCCACCTTCATGCCCAAGCCGATCTATGGCGACAACGGCACCGGCATGCACGTGAACATGTCGATCTGGAAAGACGGCAAGCCACTGTTCGCTGGCGACAAATACGCCGATCTGTCGGATGAGGCACTGTATTTCATCGGTGGTATCCTCAAGCATGCCAAAACTCTGAACGCGTTCACCAACCCGGCGACCAACAGCTACAAGCGTCTGATCCCCGGTTTCGAAGCCCCCGTTCTGCGCGCTTATTCGGCCCGTAACCGGTCCGGTTGTGTCCGTATTCCATGGACTGAATCGCCCAAGGCCAAGCGCGTCGAAGCTCGTTTCCCCGATCCGGCTGCCAACCCCTATCTGTGCTTTGCAGCGCTGTTGATGGCCGGCCTGGACGGCATCAAGAACAAGATCGACCCCGGCGAAGCCATGGACAAGAACCTGTACGATCTGCCGGCCGAAGAGCTGGAAGGCATCCCGACCGTCTGCGGCAGCTTGCGTGAAGCCATCGACTCGCTGGCCGCCGACCACGACTTCCTGCTGCAGGGTGACGTGTTCACCAAGGACCAGATCGACGGCTATATCGCGCTGAAGATGGAAGAGATCCAGCTGTTCGAACACACACCCCACCCGGTGGAATTCGGAATGTATTACAGCTGCTGA
- a CDS encoding P-II family nitrogen regulator, producing MKKIEAIIKPFKLDEVKEALQDVGVQGLSVIEVKGFGRQKGHTELYRGAEYVVDFLPKVKVEVVLDDDQVDAAVEAIVDAAKTDKIGDGKIFVSPVEQAIRIRTGESGSDAL from the coding sequence ATGAAAAAGATCGAAGCCATCATCAAGCCGTTCAAGCTCGACGAAGTCAAAGAAGCCTTGCAGGACGTGGGCGTCCAGGGGCTGAGCGTGATCGAAGTCAAAGGCTTTGGACGTCAAAAGGGCCACACCGAATTGTACCGGGGTGCCGAATATGTGGTGGATTTTCTGCCCAAGGTGAAGGTCGAAGTGGTGCTGGACGACGATCAGGTCGATGCCGCCGTCGAGGCCATCGTGGACGCCGCAAAAACAGACAAGATCGGGGACGGCAAGATTTTTGTCAGCCCCGTCGAACAAGCCATTCGCATTCGGACCGGAGAATCCGGTTCGGACGCCCTGTAA
- a CDS encoding NAD(P)H-hydrate dehydratase, with product MAEVLTAGQMRAIEQAAIASGSVTGLELMERAGAGVVAAIFEAWPQWQTRGTTASRSPENSGQEDALKAVVLCGPGNNGGDGFVIARLLKQSGWEVTVSVLGDPDRLPPDARTNFDRWVELGTYTPLTKNSLGTVETGPDLVVDAVFGTGLARKIEGDLAALFSHLTELRAETGVKCVAVDIPSGVCSDSGQILGIAPHVDLTVSFHAEKLGHTLDQVQDHSSRVVVCDIGLPHATPAEARTRYAWKTEPPDADSLRKTPQAQKYSYGHVLVLSGGCGRTGAARLAARSALRVGAGLVTLGVPCDALTEVACQITAVMMTQISDVAALRSVLEDRRLNTLCLGPGLGLDERARSLVETVLEHRRPAVLDADALTMFRDDPKVLFARLHAGCVITPHGGEFARLFPDLAERLMATADKGPAYSKVDATRSAAQRAGCTVLFKGADTVIATPDGQCAVHVAQFDRSAPWLATAGSGDVLSGLVSGLLARGMSPMQAAETAAWLHVQSALDFGPGLIAEDLPEILPHTLRNLIG from the coding sequence ATGGCAGAGGTTTTGACTGCGGGTCAGATGCGCGCGATTGAACAGGCGGCCATTGCATCCGGGTCCGTTACCGGGCTCGAATTGATGGAGCGGGCAGGGGCCGGAGTGGTCGCTGCCATATTTGAGGCGTGGCCCCAATGGCAGACGCGAGGGACCACCGCCTCGCGCTCTCCGGAGAATTCTGGCCAAGAAGACGCTCTGAAGGCCGTCGTTCTGTGCGGGCCGGGCAACAACGGTGGCGATGGGTTTGTCATCGCGCGGCTGTTGAAGCAATCCGGTTGGGAGGTAACTGTGTCGGTGTTGGGAGATCCGGACAGGTTGCCGCCGGACGCCCGGACAAATTTCGACCGCTGGGTGGAACTGGGGACATACACACCGTTGACCAAGAACAGCCTGGGAACGGTTGAGACCGGGCCGGACCTGGTTGTGGATGCAGTGTTCGGAACAGGGTTGGCCCGCAAGATCGAGGGAGATCTGGCGGCTCTGTTTTCCCATCTTACGGAGTTGCGTGCAGAGACCGGCGTCAAATGCGTTGCCGTCGATATTCCTTCGGGGGTGTGTTCGGACAGTGGCCAGATATTGGGGATAGCTCCGCATGTGGATCTGACCGTGAGCTTCCACGCTGAAAAGCTGGGGCATACTCTGGACCAGGTCCAGGACCATTCGTCCCGTGTCGTGGTCTGTGATATTGGATTGCCCCATGCAACACCTGCCGAGGCACGGACCCGCTATGCCTGGAAAACAGAGCCGCCCGATGCGGATTCATTGCGCAAAACACCCCAAGCGCAGAAATACAGCTATGGTCACGTGCTGGTTCTGTCCGGAGGCTGCGGCCGTACGGGCGCGGCACGGCTTGCCGCGCGATCCGCGCTGAGGGTTGGGGCCGGATTGGTGACATTGGGGGTGCCTTGTGATGCCCTGACCGAGGTCGCCTGTCAGATCACGGCGGTCATGATGACCCAAATCTCTGATGTGGCTGCCTTGAGGTCCGTGTTAGAGGACAGGCGGTTGAACACCCTGTGCCTTGGGCCGGGGCTCGGGTTGGATGAACGCGCGCGCAGCCTGGTCGAAACGGTTCTCGAACACCGACGCCCTGCAGTGTTGGACGCGGATGCGTTGACGATGTTTCGTGATGATCCCAAGGTGCTTTTTGCCCGGCTGCACGCAGGCTGTGTCATCACCCCGCATGGGGGCGAATTTGCCCGGTTGTTCCCTGATCTTGCCGAACGCCTGATGGCGACAGCGGACAAAGGACCAGCCTATTCCAAAGTCGATGCGACCCGATCAGCAGCCCAGCGGGCCGGGTGCACCGTTTTGTTCAAGGGAGCCGATACCGTCATTGCGACCCCAGATGGGCAATGCGCAGTGCATGTGGCCCAGTTCGACCGGTCGGCCCCGTGGCTGGCAACAGCCGGGTCCGGGGACGTTCTGTCCGGGCTTGTTTCAGGGCTGTTGGCACGGGGGATGTCCCCCATGCAGGCGGCAGAAACGGCGGCATGGCTGCACGTGCAATCTGCGCTGGATTTCGGACCTGGATTGATCGCCGAAGACCTTCCCGAGATCTTGCCGCACACACTGCGCAACCTGATAGGGTGA
- a CDS encoding Hint domain-containing protein, whose translation MQETISARGRSPSAPVQPAITGFLTGTIILTQRGEVAVEDLVAGDKIISRDAGLVLLRGISSTTSRVRTVRVAAGSLGDTRPEEDMDLPADHRILVRDWRAKAVFGASQAMAAIGDLIDGEFITDLGEMDRCLFQLHFDSPHIVYAGGLEVECGPLPATPLQSAA comes from the coding sequence ATGCAAGAAACCATCTCTGCCCGCGGGCGGAGTCCGTCTGCGCCTGTGCAGCCCGCGATCACGGGCTTTCTGACCGGGACGATTATTCTGACCCAACGGGGCGAAGTCGCCGTTGAGGATCTGGTAGCCGGAGACAAGATCATTTCGCGCGATGCGGGATTGGTCCTTCTGAGGGGTATTTCCTCGACCACCAGCCGTGTCCGGACTGTCCGGGTTGCCGCGGGTTCGCTGGGGGACACCCGCCCCGAAGAGGATATGGACCTGCCCGCCGATCACCGGATCTTGGTCCGCGACTGGCGCGCCAAGGCCGTTTTCGGCGCGTCCCAGGCGATGGCCGCAATTGGCGACCTGATCGACGGCGAATTCATCACTGATCTGGGCGAAATGGATCGGTGCCTGTTTCAATTGCATTTCGACAGCCCCCACATTGTCTATGCAGGCGGGTTGGAAGTGGAATGTGGCCCCTTGCCGGCGACCCCGTTGCAAAGCGCCGCCTGA